A single region of the Serinus canaria isolate serCan28SL12 chromosome 1, serCan2020, whole genome shotgun sequence genome encodes:
- the APOO gene encoding MICOS complex subunit MIC26 isoform X1 yields MFKVIRLGATPVSLSLLSVQVYAASSEKTSKKELLKIEELSLYSSPARETKYVENPKTELEEGVSRLRQVMEPYTAWCQDLYAKAMPKLEKAVEHGREGYEFLQKPPAGFYPRLGVISFAGIIGLFLARGSKIKKLVYPAALMGMGTSMYYPQQAVAIAKVAGTQLYDWSLQGYIAVEALWKDNPKKKKSGEKGDKGDAVGDKPLEVHAASNKEQTQK; encoded by the exons GTAATTCGGTTGGGGGCCACCCCTGTCAGCCTGAGCTTGCTCTCTGTCCAGGTTTATGCTGCTTCTTCAGAGAAGACTTCCAAAAAGGAGTTGCTGAAAATTGAGGAG CTATCACTGTACTCCTCCCCAGCTCGTGAGACTAAATATGTGGAGAATCCCAAAACGGAGTTGGAAGAGGGGGTTTCCCGTTTGCGGCAGGTTATGGAGCCATATACAGCCTGGTGTCAG gatCTTTATGCCAAAGCTATGCCCAAGTTAGAAAAAGCTGTTGAGCATGGTAGAG AGGGCTATGAATTTCTCCAAAAACCGCCTGCTGGATTTTATCCAAGGCTTGGTGTGATAAGTTTTGCTGGAATTATTGGGTTGTTTCTTGCTAGAG gctcaaaaataaagaagttgGTGTATCCTGCAGCTCTCATGGGTATGGGTACCTCCATGTATTACCCTCAGCAAGCAGTTGCTATTGCAAAG GTTGCTGGTACACAGCTGTATGACTGGAGTCTTCAAGGATATATTGCTGTAGAAGCTCTTTGGAAGGATAATCCTAAGAAGAAGAAATCAGGGGAAAAAGGTGATAAG GGTGATGCAGTGGGTGACAAGCCCCTGGAAGTCCATGCTGCTTCAAATAAAGAGCAGACCCAGAAGTAG
- the APOO gene encoding MICOS complex subunit MIC26 isoform X2 produces MEPYTAWCQDLYAKAMPKLEKAVEHGREGYEFLQKPPAGFYPRLGVISFAGIIGLFLARGSKIKKLVYPAALMGMGTSMYYPQQAVAIAKVAGTQLYDWSLQGYIAVEALWKDNPKKKKSGEKGDKGDAVGDKPLEVHAASNKEQTQK; encoded by the exons ATGGAGCCATATACAGCCTGGTGTCAG gatCTTTATGCCAAAGCTATGCCCAAGTTAGAAAAAGCTGTTGAGCATGGTAGAG AGGGCTATGAATTTCTCCAAAAACCGCCTGCTGGATTTTATCCAAGGCTTGGTGTGATAAGTTTTGCTGGAATTATTGGGTTGTTTCTTGCTAGAG gctcaaaaataaagaagttgGTGTATCCTGCAGCTCTCATGGGTATGGGTACCTCCATGTATTACCCTCAGCAAGCAGTTGCTATTGCAAAG GTTGCTGGTACACAGCTGTATGACTGGAGTCTTCAAGGATATATTGCTGTAGAAGCTCTTTGGAAGGATAATCCTAAGAAGAAGAAATCAGGGGAAAAAGGTGATAAG GGTGATGCAGTGGGTGACAAGCCCCTGGAAGTCCATGCTGCTTCAAATAAAGAGCAGACCCAGAAGTAG